The following coding sequences lie in one Lysobacter capsici genomic window:
- a CDS encoding TlpA family protein disulfide reductase, with protein sequence MAWSSTLKIVLIAVAAGTLGVLAGQLVGGGGWLMRTELGQRVLQDQMAREAPKPPADLAVARRGAAMPPLQLPGLDGKPMQLPQAFAGRPILINLWASWCGPCIKEMPELNRYAQAQGATGTQVVGIALDNAEDVAAFLQRVPVGYPILLDKPGPRDAGIQLGNPKGVLPYTVLIGADGKLLKQRIGPFEAGELDGWVD encoded by the coding sequence ATGGCCTGGTCGTCTACGCTCAAAATCGTGTTGATCGCCGTGGCTGCCGGCACCCTGGGCGTGCTCGCCGGGCAATTGGTCGGCGGCGGCGGCTGGCTGATGCGCACCGAACTGGGCCAGCGCGTGCTGCAGGACCAGATGGCGCGCGAGGCGCCCAAGCCGCCGGCCGACCTAGCCGTCGCCCGCCGCGGCGCGGCGATGCCGCCGCTGCAACTGCCGGGCCTGGACGGCAAGCCGATGCAGCTGCCGCAGGCGTTCGCCGGCCGGCCGATCCTGATCAATCTGTGGGCGAGCTGGTGCGGCCCGTGCATCAAGGAAATGCCCGAACTCAACCGCTACGCCCAGGCGCAGGGCGCGACCGGCACCCAGGTGGTCGGCATCGCCCTGGACAACGCCGAGGACGTGGCCGCGTTCCTGCAGCGCGTGCCGGTCGGCTACCCGATCCTGCTCGACAAACCCGGCCCGCGCGACGCCGGCATCCAGCTCGGCAACCCCAAGGGCGTGCTGCCCTACACCGTGCTGATCGGCGCCGACGGCAAACTGCTCAAGCAGCGCATCGGCCCGTTCGAGGCCGGCGAACTCGACGGCTGGGTGGACTGA